DNA from Deinobacterium chartae:
CCTGCTTCGGGCAGCCCCGATTCCACGACGGTGATCAGGCGCGCGAGGGCCCGCAGGTCCCCCGCCGCGTAGCGTTCGATCAGCTTCACCTCTCCAGTCTAGCGCCTGAGCGAGCGTTTGTTTGCAAACACCTCGGGACAGCGGCGAGCGGTCACCCTCGCGGCCTTCGCTGCGAAGGCAAGGGAGCGGACCTGCGCTACGGCGGGCATTTTCCGCCGATCACCCTTCCGGTCACGCCCAGCCACCGGCCAGCCACCCTGCGCGCACTAGCCTGAGCGCATGAAGCATGCCCTGACCACCACCTTGCTGCTCGCCCTGCCCGCCCTGGCCCAGTCCACCACCCTCGAGGGCACCCTGTTCGCCCCCCAGGGCGGCAACGTGAAAGGAACCGTGGTGATCGCCTGCGTTCCCGACGACCAGGGCGGCTGCGACGAAGCCAGCAGCCGTTACACCCAGATCACCGCGAGTGCGGCCAAGGCCGCCTTCAAGGTGCCGGTCCAGGCCGGAACCCGCTACGGTCTGGTCGCCTGGCAAGACCTCAACGGCAGCGGCGCAATCGACGACGGAGACGCGGTGGCCGCCCTGCTCGAGGGCCAGAGCTTCAAGCAGCTCAGCGGACCGAAAAAAGGCCTCGAGCTGTGCCTGAGCGTGCAGGGAGCCGTGCAGACGCAACCGCAGGCCAACAGCACCTCCTCCAAGGGCGCGGTACCCCAGGCGCTGCTGGGCACCTGGGTCCAGGGCAGCAGCACCGGCGTGGACTACTACAACCGCGCGACCGGCAGCTGGGCTCCTCCCTCGGGTTCCGGGGCACTCTACCGCTTCCGGGCGGACGGCAGCTACGACAAGAGCGTGACCATCCAGCTCTCGCAGTACACCTGCGGCACCCAGGCGGTCTCGCACGAGAGCGGACGCGCCAGCTTCCAGGGCAGGGAAGTCATCCTGACCCCGACCAGCTACCGCCTGCGCTACACCTCGTCGTGCAACCCCGCCAACAACTACGAAACCACCCGGCTGCCCGCGCCCAGCCGTTACGGCTGGGCGGTGGAGGGCGATCAGCTGAAGCTGACCTTCCCGGACGGCAACGTGAGCGTGTACGGAAAAATGTAGCCCGCTCTTCGTTTCAGCGGCGCACAGCGGCGGAGCGGTTCAGTCCTCGGCGTCGTCGGGCGTGTCTTCTTCGTCCCACTCGAGGTGCGCGGCGTCGTTGTACGAGATCAGGCGTCCGCCTGCGGGCGACAGCAGCATGCGGGTGATCGAGGTGTTGTCAATGGACAGCCGCGCCCACACGTCCTGCAGGTGGCCGCCCAGCGCCAGGCTGACCGCCACGCGCACCACCCCACCGTGCGTGACGACCAAGATCCGTTCGCCCGGGTGGCGGGCGCGCAGATCCTCGAAGGCCTCACGCACCCGCAGGGCCAAGTCGGCCATGCTTTCGCCGCCGGGCCGCCGCGCATTCCAGGGATCGCGGCGCAACTCCTCGAGGTAGGCGGGGTACAGCGTCTCGAGCTCGTGGTGGTAGCGTCCGCCCAGCTCGCCCACATCGATCTCGCGCAGGCGCGGCTCGACGCGCACCTCGGGCCGCCCGGCCAGCCGGGACGCCACGATCTCGGCGGTACGGCGGGCCCGCGACAGGTCCGAGGTGTACACCGCCGCGAAAGCGGCGTCCTCGAGGCGCTCGGCCAGACGCCACGCCTGCGTTTCACCGACGTCGGACAGCGGCACGTCGGTCTGACCCTGGTAACGCCCGCCGGCGTTCCAGGTGGTCTGGGCGTGGCGCACCACCCAGAACTCGGTGGTGGTGCGCGGATCTTCGGCGGGGAAGCCGGTGGGCGGCCGTGGGACCGGGTGCGTCATGCGTTCAGGCGTTCCCCTCGAGACGCACACCCGACCCGGGCTCGAGTTCACCGATACGGTAAGGGGTCTCGCCGGCCTCGCGCAGCACCTCGAGGGCCTGCGCTTCGTGCGCGGCGGGCAGCATGAACACGAAGCCGATGCCCATGTTGAGCGCGCGGTGCGCCTCGAGCAGCTCGACTTCGCCCAGGCGTACGATCAGCTCGAACAGCGGCGGAACCGGCCAGCTGCCCGCGCGCACAACCGCGCCCAGCCCCTCGGGGAACACCCGCGGGGGGTTCTCGATCAGGCCGCCGCCGGTGATGTGCGCCATGCCGCGCACGTCCACTCCGGCAGCGCTCAGGGCGCGGTAGGCGCTGACGTACTCGCGGTGCGGGACCAGCAGCGCGTCCGAGAGGCTCTGTCCGCCCAGTTCGGCACGGGGAGCGTCCCAGTCCTCGTTCTCGAGGATCTTGCGCGCCAGGCTGTAACCGTTGGTGTGCAGCCCGCTCGAGGGCAGACCGATCAGGACGTCACCGGCTTGCAGGCGCGAGCCGTCCACCAGCCGGGGGCGGTCCACCGCGCCGATGATGGTCCCTACCAGATCGAGTTCGCCCTCGAGGTACACGCCGGGCATCTCGGCGGTCTCGCCGCCGAGCAGCGCCGCCCCGACCCGGCGGCAGGCCTCGGCAGCCCCGGAGACCACCGCA
Protein-coding regions in this window:
- the purM gene encoding phosphoribosylformylglycinamidine cyclo-ligase — encoded protein: MAVDYKSAGVDIDAGARAVELMKDAVKATYTPAVLAGVGSFGGLFSAAALRDMQDPVLVASTDGVGTKTKVATRAGQLGGLGQDIVNHCVNDILVQGALPLFFLDYVATGKLVPEQVAAVVSGAAEACRRVGAALLGGETAEMPGVYLEGELDLVGTIIGAVDRPRLVDGSRLQAGDVLIGLPSSGLHTNGYSLARKILENEDWDAPRAELGGQSLSDALLVPHREYVSAYRALSAAGVDVRGMAHITGGGLIENPPRVFPEGLGAVVRAGSWPVPPLFELIVRLGEVELLEAHRALNMGIGFVFMLPAAHEAQALEVLREAGETPYRIGELEPGSGVRLEGNA
- a CDS encoding histidine phosphatase family protein, which translates into the protein MTHPVPRPPTGFPAEDPRTTTEFWVVRHAQTTWNAGGRYQGQTDVPLSDVGETQAWRLAERLEDAAFAAVYTSDLSRARRTAEIVASRLAGRPEVRVEPRLREIDVGELGGRYHHELETLYPAYLEELRRDPWNARRPGGESMADLALRVREAFEDLRARHPGERILVVTHGGVVRVAVSLALGGHLQDVWARLSIDNTSITRMLLSPAGGRLISYNDAAHLEWDEEDTPDDAED